Proteins encoded by one window of Salmo trutta chromosome 17, fSalTru1.1, whole genome shotgun sequence:
- the LOC115152367 gene encoding neuronal cell adhesion molecule isoform X8 gives MERTRARATVFLMLFLGNLGNALEVPLDLPQPPTITHQSPKDYIIDPRENIVIHCDAKGKPHPSFSWTRNGTHFDIDQDPKVTMRPHSGTLVADISGEKVESYEGVYQCTARNEHGTAVSNNIVIRQSRSPLWSKERNEPIIVQEGVSLVLQCRPPAGLPPPIIFWMDINFQRLPQSSRVSQALNGDLYFSNVLKEDSRNDYICYARFPHTQTIQQKQPITVTVLNLDAINETVAALYNETDFLSDGSAEERRPTFLIPSGSSSSKMVLRGQVLELECIAEGLPTPEVSWSKVSGEFPAKRTSFLHFQKTLRIVDVSEADAGEYRCTARNRLASVHHTIRVTVKAAPYWISAPRNLVLAPRERGNLICRASGTPKPTITWAMNGIPIENSPKDPSRKVEGDTIIFEEVQTGSSAVYQCHASNEYGYLLSNAFVNVLSETPRVLTPANKVYQVIRNNHALLDCSSFGSPIPKITWFKDSRSSTLDGDPYVLHENGTLEIHVAQALNSGKYTCVARNSLGISENHVYLEVKEPTRILKQPEYKVVQRNRNVVFECKVKHDPSLIPTMTWVKDNGELPDDERFVVDSDSLTITDVTENDAGTYTCIMVTTLDQDSASAELTVVEQPDPPTDLELTDQKPRSVQLTWIPGDEHNSPIYIFLIQYADSLHHHGHWHNLTMVPGAKTTAHLKLSPYVHYTFRVLALNDVGLSNPSLPSRMYKTNPSAPDENPSGVDGFGTEHDNLVISWKPMSGHQANGPGLQYKVMWRQKDVDKEWTSVTVANVSKFMVSGTPTFTPYEVQVQAINDYGIGPEPAVVTGHSGEDLPMQAPDNVQVLVLNSSLAEVHWEPVPPKTVRGRLKGYKVYYWRERSLHKHNPHHVEQQVLTFSGNKSHGMLPGLQPYSLYLFNVRVFNGKGEGPASSNQQFETPEGVPGRPSFLRITNPNLDSLTLEWGPPYDRNGRLTGYTLKYQTVNISNELGPVEELALPANETSVTLLNLKYSTRYKFYFNAKTGQGAGPVVTEEAATIMDEAMAARQVDIATQGWFIGLMCAIALLILVLLIICFIQRNKGGKYPVKEKEDAHTDPEFQPMKEDDCTFGEYSDTEDHKPLKGSRTPSNGTVHRDNSDDSLVDYGGDGGDGQFNEDGSFIGQYSGKSSARDTAGGHESSEAPSPVNTSAMNSFV, from the exons ATGGAGAGAACGAGGGCGAGAGCAACAGTGTTCCTGATGCTGTTCCTGGGTAACCTCGGCAACGCTCTGGAGGTCCCACTAGACC TGCCGCAGCCACCAACCATAACCCACCAGTCTCCCAAGGATTACATCATCGACCCTCGGGAGAACATCGTCATCCACTGTGATGCCAAGGGGAAGCCGCatcccag CTTTTCGTGGACCAGGAACGGGACCCACTTTGACATTGACCAGGACCCCAAGGTCACAATGCGACCCCACTCTGGCACCCTGGTGGCGGACATCAGTGGAGAGAAGGTTGAGTCATATGAGGGGGTGTACCAGTGTACGGCCAGGAACGAACATGGGACTGCAGTATCAAACAATATCGTCATCAGACAGTCCA GGTCCCCCTTGTGGTCGAAGGAAAGAAACGAGCCGATCATCGTTCAGGAGGGCGTGTCTCTGGTGCTACAGTGCCGACCCCCTGCCGGCCTGCCCCCTCCCATCATCTTCTGGATGGACATCA acTTCCAGAGGCTGCCTCAGAGCAGCCGTGTGTCCCAGGCGTTGAACGGAGACCTGTACTTCTCCAACGTCCTGAAGGAGGACTCGAGGAACGACTACATCTGTTACGCCCGCTTCCCCCACACACAGACCATCCAGCAGAAACAACCCATCACCGTCACAGTGCTCAACc TGGATGCAATCAATGAGACTGTTGCTGCTTTATACAATGAAACTGATTTTCTTAGTG ATGGCTCggcggaggagaggagacccaCCTTCCTGATTCCGTCTGGCTCCAGCAGCTCCAAGATGGTGCTGAGAGGACAGGTCCTGGAGTTGGAGTGTATCGCTGAGGGACT acCCACTCCAGAGGTCTCATGGAGTAAGGTGAGCGGTGAGTTCCCTGCCAAGCGGACCTCCTTCCTGCACTTCCAGAAGACACTGCGTATTGTTGACGTGTCTGAGGCGGACGCCGGAGAGTACcgctgcaccgcccgcaaccgcctGGCCTCCGTACACCACACCATCCGCGTCACCGTCAAAG CGGCCCCGTACTGGATCAGTGCCCCCAGAAACCTGGTGCTGGCTCCCAGAGAGAGGGGTAATTTGATCTGCAGGGCCAGTGGTACCCCCAAACCCACCATCACCTGGGCCATGAACGGAATCCCCATAGAAA ATTCACCTAAGGACCCTAGTAGGAAGGTGGAGGGTGACACCATCATCTTCGAGGAAGTCCAGACTGGATCCAGTGCAGTCTATCAGTGCCATGCCTCCAATGAATATGGATATCTGCTGTCCAATGCCTTCGTCAACGTTCTCT CTGAAACACCCAGAGTCCTGACTCCAGCTAACAAGGTCTACCAGGTGATCAGGAACAACCACGCCTTACTGGACTGTTCCTCCTTCGGCTCGCCCATCCCCAAAATAACATG GTTTAAGGACAGCAGGTCCAGCACCCTGGACGGGGACCCCTACGTGCTGCATGAGAACGGGACTCTGGAGATACATGTGGCCCAGGCCCTCAACAGTGGGAAGTACACTTGTGTGGCCAGGAACTCTCTGGGCATCTCTGAGAACCACGTCTATCTTGAGGTCAAAG AGCCCACGCGTATCCTGAAGCAGCCGGAGTACAAGGTGGTGCAGAGGAACAGGAACGTGGTGTTTGAGTGTAAAGTAAAACACGACCCCTCCCTCATCCCCACCATGACCTGGGTCAAAGACAACGGAGAACTACCCGACGACGAGAG GTTTGTGGTGGACTCTGACAGCCTGACCATAACCGACGTGACAGAGAATGATGCAGGAACTTACACCTGCATCATGgtcactactctggaccaggACTCTGCTAGCGCTGAGCTCACTGTTGTCG AACAACCAGACCCTCCTACTGACCTGGAGCTGACAGACCAGAAGCCCAGGAGTGTCCAGCTCACCTGGATACCCGGAGACGAACACAACAGCcctatttaca TATTTTTGATCCAATACGCAGACTCTCTCCACCACCATGGCCACTGGCACAACCTGACCATGGTTCCGGGCGCTAAGACCACGGCCCACCTTAAGCTGTCTCCTTATGTCCACTACACCTTCCGAGTCCTGGCCCTCAATGACGTGGGCCTCTCCAACCCCTCATTGCCCTCCCGCATGTACAAGACCAACCCTTCAG CTCCTGATGAGAACCCCAGTGGAGTTGATGGCTTTGGAACGGAACACGACAACCTTGTAATCTCATGGAAG CCAATGTCAGGCCACCAAGCCAACGGACCAGGCCTGCAGTATAAGGTGATGTGGAGACAGAAGGACGTGGACAAGGAGTGGACGTCAGTGACCGTGGCTAACGTCTCCAAGTTCATGGTCTCTGGCACGCCCACCTTCACACCCTACGAGGTCCAGGTTCAAGCCATCAACGACTACGGGATTGGACCTGAGCCGGCTGTGGTCACCGGACACTCCGGGGAGGACT TGCCGATGCAGGCACCAGACAATGTCCAGGTCCTAGTGTTGAACAGCAGTCTGGCTGAGGTGCACTGGGAGCCTGTCCCTCCTAAGACAGTACGGGGACGTCTTAAGGGATACaag GTGTACTACTGGCGTGAGCGGAGCCTCCACAAACACAACCCCCACCATGTGGAGCAGCAGGTCCTGACCTTCAGTGGGAACAAGAGTCATGGCATGCTCCCAGGCCTGCAGCCCTACAGCCTCTACCTGTTCAACGTCAGGGTCTTCAACGGCAAGGGGGAGGGCCCCGCCAGCTCCAACCAGCAGTTCGAGACCCCTGAGGGAG TCCCTGGGCGGCCATCTTTCCTGAGGATCACCAACCCTAACCTGGACTCTCTCACTCTGGAGTGGGGCCCTCCCTACGACCGCAACGGACGCCTCACCGGCTACACCCTGAAGTATCAGACAG TCAATATCTCCAACGAGCTGGGTCCGGTGGAGGAGCTGGCCCTGCCCGCCAACGAGACCTCCGTCACTCTCCTTAACCTCAAGTACAGCACGCGTTACAAGTTTTATTTCAATGCCAAAACAGGCCAGGGAGCAGGGCCTGTCGTTACAGAGGAAGCCGCCACTATCATGGACGAAG CTATGGCAGCCCGACAGGTGGATATTGCTACTCAGGGCTGGTTCATCGGCCTGATGTGTGCCATCGCTCTCCTCATCCTCGTTCTCCTCATCATCTGCTTCATACAGAGAAACAAGGGAGGAAAATACCCAG TGAAAGAAAAGGAGGACGCGCACACGGACCCAGAGTTCCAGCCCATGAAAGAGGATGACTGTACTTTCGGGGAATACAG TGACACTGAGGACCATAAGCCGTTAAAAGGGAGCCGCACACCGTCTAACGGGACGGTGCACAGGGACAACAGTGACGACAGTTTAGTAGACTACGGCGGCGATGGTGGAGACGGCCAGTTCAACGAGGATGGGTCTTTTATTGGACAGTATAGCGGAAAGAGCTCCGCCAGGGACACTGCTGGGGGTCACGAAAGCTCTGAGGCCCCGTCCCCTGTTAATACCTCCGCTATGAACTCCTTTGTGTAG
- the LOC115152367 gene encoding neuronal cell adhesion molecule isoform X4, whose amino-acid sequence MERTRARATVFLMLFLGNLGNALEVPLDPKVLEGLPQPPTITHQSPKDYIIDPRENIVIHCDAKGKPHPSFSWTRNGTHFDIDQDPKVTMRPHSGTLVADISGEKVESYEGVYQCTARNEHGTAVSNNIVIRQSRSPLWSKERNEPIIVQEGVSLVLQCRPPAGLPPPIIFWMDINFQRLPQSSRVSQALNGDLYFSNVLKEDSRNDYICYARFPHTQTIQQKQPITVTVLNHGSAEERRPTFLIPSGSSSSKMVLRGQVLELECIAEGLPTPEVSWSKVSGEFPAKRTSFLHFQKTLRIVDVSEADAGEYRCTARNRLASVHHTIRVTVKAAPYWISAPRNLVLAPRERGNLICRASGTPKPTITWAMNGIPIENSPKDPSRKVEGDTIIFEEVQTGSSAVYQCHASNEYGYLLSNAFVNVLSETPRVLTPANKVYQVIRNNHALLDCSSFGSPIPKITWFKDSRSSTLDGDPYVLHENGTLEIHVAQALNSGKYTCVARNSLGISENHVYLEVKEPTRILKQPEYKVVQRNRNVVFECKVKHDPSLIPTMTWVKDNGELPDDERFVVDSDSLTITDVTENDAGTYTCIMVTTLDQDSASAELTVVEAAPTPAVVYEQPDPPTDLELTDQKPRSVQLTWIPGDEHNSPIYIFLIQYADSLHHHGHWHNLTMVPGAKTTAHLKLSPYVHYTFRVLALNDVGLSNPSLPSRMYKTNPSAPDENPSGVDGFGTEHDNLVISWKPMSGHQANGPGLQYKVMWRQKDVDKEWTSVTVANVSKFMVSGTPTFTPYEVQVQAINDYGIGPEPAVVTGHSGEDLPMQAPDNVQVLVLNSSLAEVHWEPVPPKTVRGRLKGYKVYYWRERSLHKHNPHHVEQQVLTFSGNKSHGMLPGLQPYSLYLFNVRVFNGKGEGPASSNQQFETPEGVPGRPSFLRITNPNLDSLTLEWGPPYDRNGRLTGYTLKYQTVNISNELGPVEELALPANETSVTLLNLKYSTRYKFYFNAKTGQGAGPVVTEEAATIMDEGNTQPSPPVARSPPTHLLFRKVHPAAPAFGNVSSSVGEDGTLISWEYWGAEKNVYVEYIVENDNSEEEWQKEYVNDSRAYVLKGLKEGLSYRVRVVAKGHNGQAVLHQSEELLVVIPAMAARQVDIATQGWFIGLMCAIALLILVLLIICFIQRNKGGKYPVKEKEDAHTDPEFQPMKEDDCTFGEYSDTEDHKPLKGSRTPSNGTVHRDNSDDSLVDYGGDGGDGQFNEDGSFIGQYSGKSSARDTAGGHESSEAPSPVNTSAMNSFV is encoded by the exons ATGGAGAGAACGAGGGCGAGAGCAACAGTGTTCCTGATGCTGTTCCTGGGTAACCTCGGCAACGCTCTGGAGGTCCCACTAGACC CAAAAGTTCTGGAAGGAT TGCCGCAGCCACCAACCATAACCCACCAGTCTCCCAAGGATTACATCATCGACCCTCGGGAGAACATCGTCATCCACTGTGATGCCAAGGGGAAGCCGCatcccag CTTTTCGTGGACCAGGAACGGGACCCACTTTGACATTGACCAGGACCCCAAGGTCACAATGCGACCCCACTCTGGCACCCTGGTGGCGGACATCAGTGGAGAGAAGGTTGAGTCATATGAGGGGGTGTACCAGTGTACGGCCAGGAACGAACATGGGACTGCAGTATCAAACAATATCGTCATCAGACAGTCCA GGTCCCCCTTGTGGTCGAAGGAAAGAAACGAGCCGATCATCGTTCAGGAGGGCGTGTCTCTGGTGCTACAGTGCCGACCCCCTGCCGGCCTGCCCCCTCCCATCATCTTCTGGATGGACATCA acTTCCAGAGGCTGCCTCAGAGCAGCCGTGTGTCCCAGGCGTTGAACGGAGACCTGTACTTCTCCAACGTCCTGAAGGAGGACTCGAGGAACGACTACATCTGTTACGCCCGCTTCCCCCACACACAGACCATCCAGCAGAAACAACCCATCACCGTCACAGTGCTCAACc ATGGCTCggcggaggagaggagacccaCCTTCCTGATTCCGTCTGGCTCCAGCAGCTCCAAGATGGTGCTGAGAGGACAGGTCCTGGAGTTGGAGTGTATCGCTGAGGGACT acCCACTCCAGAGGTCTCATGGAGTAAGGTGAGCGGTGAGTTCCCTGCCAAGCGGACCTCCTTCCTGCACTTCCAGAAGACACTGCGTATTGTTGACGTGTCTGAGGCGGACGCCGGAGAGTACcgctgcaccgcccgcaaccgcctGGCCTCCGTACACCACACCATCCGCGTCACCGTCAAAG CGGCCCCGTACTGGATCAGTGCCCCCAGAAACCTGGTGCTGGCTCCCAGAGAGAGGGGTAATTTGATCTGCAGGGCCAGTGGTACCCCCAAACCCACCATCACCTGGGCCATGAACGGAATCCCCATAGAAA ATTCACCTAAGGACCCTAGTAGGAAGGTGGAGGGTGACACCATCATCTTCGAGGAAGTCCAGACTGGATCCAGTGCAGTCTATCAGTGCCATGCCTCCAATGAATATGGATATCTGCTGTCCAATGCCTTCGTCAACGTTCTCT CTGAAACACCCAGAGTCCTGACTCCAGCTAACAAGGTCTACCAGGTGATCAGGAACAACCACGCCTTACTGGACTGTTCCTCCTTCGGCTCGCCCATCCCCAAAATAACATG GTTTAAGGACAGCAGGTCCAGCACCCTGGACGGGGACCCCTACGTGCTGCATGAGAACGGGACTCTGGAGATACATGTGGCCCAGGCCCTCAACAGTGGGAAGTACACTTGTGTGGCCAGGAACTCTCTGGGCATCTCTGAGAACCACGTCTATCTTGAGGTCAAAG AGCCCACGCGTATCCTGAAGCAGCCGGAGTACAAGGTGGTGCAGAGGAACAGGAACGTGGTGTTTGAGTGTAAAGTAAAACACGACCCCTCCCTCATCCCCACCATGACCTGGGTCAAAGACAACGGAGAACTACCCGACGACGAGAG GTTTGTGGTGGACTCTGACAGCCTGACCATAACCGACGTGACAGAGAATGATGCAGGAACTTACACCTGCATCATGgtcactactctggaccaggACTCTGCTAGCGCTGAGCTCACTGTTGTCG AGGCAGCTCCTACTCCAGCTGTAGTCTACG AACAACCAGACCCTCCTACTGACCTGGAGCTGACAGACCAGAAGCCCAGGAGTGTCCAGCTCACCTGGATACCCGGAGACGAACACAACAGCcctatttaca TATTTTTGATCCAATACGCAGACTCTCTCCACCACCATGGCCACTGGCACAACCTGACCATGGTTCCGGGCGCTAAGACCACGGCCCACCTTAAGCTGTCTCCTTATGTCCACTACACCTTCCGAGTCCTGGCCCTCAATGACGTGGGCCTCTCCAACCCCTCATTGCCCTCCCGCATGTACAAGACCAACCCTTCAG CTCCTGATGAGAACCCCAGTGGAGTTGATGGCTTTGGAACGGAACACGACAACCTTGTAATCTCATGGAAG CCAATGTCAGGCCACCAAGCCAACGGACCAGGCCTGCAGTATAAGGTGATGTGGAGACAGAAGGACGTGGACAAGGAGTGGACGTCAGTGACCGTGGCTAACGTCTCCAAGTTCATGGTCTCTGGCACGCCCACCTTCACACCCTACGAGGTCCAGGTTCAAGCCATCAACGACTACGGGATTGGACCTGAGCCGGCTGTGGTCACCGGACACTCCGGGGAGGACT TGCCGATGCAGGCACCAGACAATGTCCAGGTCCTAGTGTTGAACAGCAGTCTGGCTGAGGTGCACTGGGAGCCTGTCCCTCCTAAGACAGTACGGGGACGTCTTAAGGGATACaag GTGTACTACTGGCGTGAGCGGAGCCTCCACAAACACAACCCCCACCATGTGGAGCAGCAGGTCCTGACCTTCAGTGGGAACAAGAGTCATGGCATGCTCCCAGGCCTGCAGCCCTACAGCCTCTACCTGTTCAACGTCAGGGTCTTCAACGGCAAGGGGGAGGGCCCCGCCAGCTCCAACCAGCAGTTCGAGACCCCTGAGGGAG TCCCTGGGCGGCCATCTTTCCTGAGGATCACCAACCCTAACCTGGACTCTCTCACTCTGGAGTGGGGCCCTCCCTACGACCGCAACGGACGCCTCACCGGCTACACCCTGAAGTATCAGACAG TCAATATCTCCAACGAGCTGGGTCCGGTGGAGGAGCTGGCCCTGCCCGCCAACGAGACCTCCGTCACTCTCCTTAACCTCAAGTACAGCACGCGTTACAAGTTTTATTTCAATGCCAAAACAGGCCAGGGAGCAGGGCCTGTCGTTACAGAGGAAGCCGCCACTATCATGGACGAAG GGAACACCCAACCCTCACCTCCCGTAGCACGGTCTCCTCCGACACACCTCCTATTCCGCAAGG TGCATCCAGCGGCTCCGGCGTTCGGGAACGTTAGCTCTTCCGTGGGAGAGGACGGAACGCTGATCAGTTGGGAATACTGGGGAGCGGAAAAAAATGTTTATGTAGAATATATAGTAGAGAACGATAACA GTGAAGAGGAGTGGCAGAAAGAGTATGTAAATGACTCTCGGGCCTATGTGCTGAAGGGCTTAAAGGAGGGCCTGTCCTATAGGGTGCGCGTGGTCGCCAAGGGTCACAACGGCCAAGCGGTGCTCCACCAATCAGAAGAGCTTTTGGTGGTGATTCCAG CTATGGCAGCCCGACAGGTGGATATTGCTACTCAGGGCTGGTTCATCGGCCTGATGTGTGCCATCGCTCTCCTCATCCTCGTTCTCCTCATCATCTGCTTCATACAGAGAAACAAGGGAGGAAAATACCCAG TGAAAGAAAAGGAGGACGCGCACACGGACCCAGAGTTCCAGCCCATGAAAGAGGATGACTGTACTTTCGGGGAATACAG TGACACTGAGGACCATAAGCCGTTAAAAGGGAGCCGCACACCGTCTAACGGGACGGTGCACAGGGACAACAGTGACGACAGTTTAGTAGACTACGGCGGCGATGGTGGAGACGGCCAGTTCAACGAGGATGGGTCTTTTATTGGACAGTATAGCGGAAAGAGCTCCGCCAGGGACACTGCTGGGGGTCACGAAAGCTCTGAGGCCCCGTCCCCTGTTAATACCTCCGCTATGAACTCCTTTGTGTAG